Proteins from one Mycobacterium sp. HUMS_12744610 genomic window:
- the lexA gene encoding transcriptional repressor LexA produces MSDSNDTSAGDASLTERQRTILNVIRASVTSRGYPPSIREIGDAVGLTSTSSVAHQLRTLERKGYLRRDPNRPRAVDVRGADEAMPAAPATEVAGSDALPEPTFVPVLGRIAAGGPILAEEAVEDVFPLPRELVGEGTLFLLKVVGDSMVEAAICDGDWVVVRQQHVAENGDIVAAMLDGEATVKTFKRAGGQVWLMPHNPAFDPIPGNDATVLGKVVTVIRKV; encoded by the coding sequence ATGAGCGACAGCAACGACACCTCCGCCGGTGATGCATCGCTGACCGAGCGGCAGCGCACCATCCTGAATGTCATCCGCGCGTCGGTCACCAGCCGCGGCTATCCCCCGAGCATCCGCGAGATCGGCGACGCCGTCGGGCTGACGTCGACCTCCTCGGTCGCCCATCAGTTGCGCACCCTGGAGCGCAAGGGATACCTGCGCCGCGACCCGAACCGTCCGCGCGCCGTCGACGTCCGCGGCGCCGACGAGGCCATGCCCGCGGCGCCGGCCACCGAGGTGGCCGGCTCGGACGCGCTGCCCGAACCCACCTTCGTCCCGGTGCTCGGGCGGATCGCGGCAGGCGGACCCATCCTCGCCGAGGAGGCCGTCGAAGACGTCTTCCCGCTACCCCGCGAGCTGGTCGGCGAGGGGACGCTCTTTTTGCTCAAGGTCGTCGGCGACTCGATGGTCGAGGCGGCGATCTGCGACGGCGACTGGGTGGTCGTGCGGCAGCAGCACGTCGCCGAGAACGGCGACATCGTCGCCGCGATGCTCGACGGCGAGGCCACGGTCAAGACGTTCAAGCGCGCCGGCGGTCAGGTGTGGCTGATGCCCCACAATCCCGCGTTCGATCCCATTCCAGGCAATGACGCGACCGTGCTGGGCAAGGTCGTCACCGTGATCCGCAAGGTTTAG
- a CDS encoding peroxynitrite isomerase yields the protein MAAELHPDLEALAPLLGTWAGRGAGEYPTIEPFDYFEEVAFSHVGKPFLAYAQKTRAVADGRPLHAETGYLRVPQPGNLELVLAHPTGVAEIEVGTFSAAGGVIELDLSTTSVGLTPTAKEVSALGRSLRIEGDELSYSLRMGAVGQPLQHHLAAVLHRQH from the coding sequence ATGGCCGCTGAATTGCATCCCGATCTGGAGGCGCTCGCGCCACTGCTCGGTACCTGGGCGGGACGCGGCGCCGGGGAGTACCCGACGATCGAGCCCTTCGACTACTTCGAGGAGGTCGCGTTCTCCCACGTCGGGAAACCGTTTCTGGCCTACGCCCAAAAGACCAGGGCGGTGGCCGACGGGAGGCCGTTGCACGCCGAGACGGGCTATCTGCGGGTGCCGCAGCCGGGCAACCTGGAGCTGGTCCTGGCGCATCCGACCGGTGTCGCGGAGATCGAGGTGGGCACCTTTTCGGCCGCCGGCGGCGTCATCGAGCTCGACTTGTCCACCACCTCGGTCGGGCTGACGCCGACCGCGAAAGAGGTTTCCGCGCTTGGCCGTTCGTTACGCATCGAAGGCGACGAGCTCTCGTACTCGCTGCGCATGGGCGCCGTCGGCCAGCCCTTGCAGCATCATCTGGCCGCGGTGCTGCACCGGCAGCACTAG
- a CDS encoding alpha/beta fold hydrolase: MTERQRKSNLRPVREVTAPRLEFRTIHGYRRAYRIAGSGPAVLLVHGIGDNSTTWKTVQAKLAQRFTVIAPDLLGHGQSDKPRADYSIAAYANGMRDLLSVLDIERVTIVGHSLGGGVAMQFAYQFPHLVERLILVAAGGVTKDVNLVLRWASLPMGSEALALLRLPLVLPAVQVVGRVLGAAFGSTGLGRDLPNVLRILDDLPEPTASAAFSRTLRAVVDWRGQIVTMLDRCYLTEAIPVQIIWGTKDVVVPVRHARMAHAAMPGSRLEIFEGSGHFPFHDDPARFIDVVQRFIDTTEPGEYDQVALRQLLRSGGGEKAVTGPADTRVAVLNAMGNDERSAT; the protein is encoded by the coding sequence ATGACCGAGCGGCAGCGCAAGAGCAATCTTCGCCCGGTGCGGGAAGTGACGGCACCCAGGCTGGAGTTCCGCACCATCCACGGGTACCGGCGGGCCTATCGGATCGCCGGCTCGGGGCCGGCGGTCCTGCTCGTCCACGGCATCGGCGACAACTCCACCACGTGGAAGACCGTGCAGGCCAAGCTCGCTCAGCGGTTCACCGTCATCGCCCCCGACCTGCTGGGCCACGGGCAGTCCGACAAACCGCGCGCCGACTACTCGATCGCCGCGTACGCCAACGGGATGCGCGATCTGCTCAGTGTGCTCGACATCGAGCGGGTGACCATCGTCGGCCACTCGCTCGGCGGCGGGGTCGCCATGCAATTCGCTTACCAGTTCCCGCATCTGGTCGAGCGCCTCATCCTGGTCGCCGCCGGCGGTGTCACCAAGGACGTCAACCTCGTCCTGCGGTGGGCCTCGTTGCCGATGGGCAGCGAAGCCCTCGCGCTGCTGCGGCTGCCCCTGGTGCTGCCGGCGGTCCAGGTCGTCGGCCGCGTGCTGGGCGCGGCGTTCGGGAGCACCGGCCTGGGCCGCGACCTGCCCAACGTGTTGCGCATCCTCGACGACCTCCCGGAGCCGACGGCCTCGGCGGCGTTCAGCCGGACCCTGCGCGCGGTGGTGGACTGGCGCGGCCAGATCGTGACCATGCTGGACCGGTGCTATCTGACCGAAGCCATTCCGGTGCAGATCATCTGGGGCACCAAAGATGTGGTCGTCCCCGTCCGCCATGCGCGGATGGCGCACGCGGCGATGCCGGGCTCGCGACTCGAGATCTTCGAAGGTTCCGGACACTTCCCGTTCCACGACGACCCGGCCCGCTTCATCGACGTCGTGCAGCGTTTCATCGACACCACCGAACCAGGCGAATACGACCAGGTCGCCCTCCGCCAGTTGCTCCGCTCCGGCGGCGGCGAGAAGGCGGTCACCGGTCCGGCCGACACCCGCGTCGCCGTGCTCAACGCCATGGGCAACGACGAGCGCAGCGCCACCTGA
- the nrdR gene encoding transcriptional regulator NrdR — protein sequence MHCPFCRHPDSRVIDSRETDEGQAIRRRRSCPECGRRFTTVETAVLAVVKRSGVTEPFSREKLISGVRRACQGRQVDDDALNLLAQQVEDTVRAAGSPEVPSHEVGLAVLGPLRDLDEVAYLRFASVYRSFESADDFEREIELLRAHRTVPTSG from the coding sequence ATGCACTGTCCGTTCTGCCGTCACCCGGACTCTCGGGTGATCGATTCGCGGGAAACCGACGAGGGCCAGGCCATTCGCCGCCGCCGGTCCTGCCCCGAGTGCGGACGACGCTTCACCACGGTCGAGACCGCGGTGCTGGCCGTGGTCAAACGCAGCGGCGTCACCGAGCCCTTCAGCAGGGAGAAGCTGATCAGCGGGGTCCGCCGGGCGTGCCAGGGCCGCCAGGTCGACGACGATGCGCTGAACCTGCTGGCCCAGCAGGTGGAAGACACCGTGCGCGCGGCGGGCTCACCGGAGGTTCCCAGTCACGAGGTCGGACTGGCGGTGCTGGGACCGCTGCGCGACCTCGACGAGGTGGCCTACCTGCGGTTCGCGTCGGTCTACCGGTCCTTCGAGTCCGCGGACGATTTCGAGCGCGAGATAGAACTGCTGCGGGCGCACCGCACGGTGCCGACCTCGGGCTGA
- a CDS encoding LysM peptidoglycan-binding domain-containing protein, producing the protein MTIIQTVSPRSGGVRRPINGPVPEPRRGRVRTPGSRGPAPCGPAGAPPRYRGTGVAMSAAPHRRRSVTWAKTAALAVGAGLITLWLGLIADVGQAVNGGSPDSAAPVPDRLAVVRVEPGESLQDVAHRVAPDAPVRQVAERIRALNDLHSPTLAAGQPLIAPVG; encoded by the coding sequence ATGACAATCATTCAGACAGTCTCGCCGCGGTCCGGCGGCGTTCGGCGCCCGATCAACGGGCCGGTCCCGGAGCCTCGCCGGGGGCGGGTCCGGACGCCCGGATCGCGCGGACCCGCCCCGTGCGGGCCGGCGGGCGCCCCGCCGCGGTACCGCGGTACCGGGGTCGCGATGTCCGCCGCGCCCCACCGCAGGCGTTCCGTCACGTGGGCGAAGACGGCGGCCCTGGCCGTGGGCGCCGGGCTGATCACCCTGTGGCTCGGGCTCATCGCCGACGTCGGGCAGGCGGTCAACGGCGGCTCGCCGGATTCGGCGGCCCCCGTGCCCGACAGGCTGGCCGTCGTGCGGGTCGAACCGGGGGAATCGCTGCAGGATGTCGCCCACCGCGTCGCGCCCGACGCGCCGGTTCGACAGGTGGCCGAGCGCATCCGCGCACTCAACGACCTGCACTCCCCGACGCTGGCTGCGGGTCAGCCCCTGATCGCGCCGGTGGGCTGA